The Camelina sativa cultivar DH55 chromosome 14, Cs, whole genome shotgun sequence genome includes a window with the following:
- the LOC104740632 gene encoding protein BRASSINAZOLE-RESISTANT 2 isoform X1, whose product MTSDGATSTSAAAAAAMATRRKPSWRERENNRRRERRRRAVAAKIYTGLRAQGNYNLPKHCDNNEVLKALCSEAGWVVEEDGTTYRKGHKPLHGDMAGSSSRATPYSSHNQSPLSSTFDSPILSYQVSPSSSSFPSPSRVGDPHNISTIFPFLRNGGIPSSLPPLRISNSAPVTPPVSSPTSRNPKPLPTWESFTKQSMSMAAKQSMTSLNYPFYAVSAPASPTHHRQFHAPATIPECDESDSSTVDSGHWISFQKFSQQPFHGASAVPASPTFNLVKPAPQQLSPNTAATQEIGQSSDFKFENSQVKPWEGERIHDVAMEDLELTLGNGKSS is encoded by the exons atgacgtCTGACGGAGCGACGTCGAcgtcagcagcagcagcagcggcGATGGCGACGAGGAGGAAACCTTCttggagagagagggagaacaATCGGAGGAGAGAGCGGCGTAGAAGAGCTGTTGCTGCCAAGATTTACACCGGTCTTAGAGCTCAAGGTAACTACAATCTCCCTAAACATTGTGACAACAATGAGGTTCTCAAGGCTCTCTGTTCTGAAGCTGGTTGGGTTGTTGAAGAAGACGGCACTACTTATCGCAAG GGACACAAGCCTCTTCATGGTGACATGGCTGGATCATCCTCTCGAGCTACTCCTTACTCTTCTCATAACCAAAGCCCTCTCTCTTCCACTTTTGATAGCCCCATCCTTTCTTACCAAGTCagtccatcatcttcttccttcccgAGTCCTTCTCGTGTTGGTGACCCGCACAACATCTCCACAATCTTCCCTTTCCTCAGGAACGGTGGGATTCCTTCATCGCTTCCTCCGCTTAGAATCTCAAACAGTGCTCCTGTCACTCCACCAGTCTCATCCCCAACTTCGAGAAACCCCAAACCATTGCCAACTTGGGAATCTTTTACCAAACAGTCCATGTCCATGGCTGCTAAACAGTCAATGACGTCTTTGAACTACCCGTTTTACGCGGTATCTGCACCTGCCAGTCCCACCCATCATCGCCAGTTCCATGCACCAGCTACTATACCTGAATGCGATGAATCTGACTCTTCCACTGTTGATTCGGGTCATTGGATAAGCTTTCAGAAGTTCTCACAACAGCCATTCCATGGGGCCTCTGCTGTGCCAGCCTCTCCTACATTCAACCTAGTGAAACCTGCACCTCAGCAGTTATCTCCTAACACTGCAGCAACCCAAGAGATTGGTCAAAGCTCGGATTTCAAATTTGAGAACAGCCAAGTTAAGCCATGGGAAGGGGAGAGGATCCACGATGTCGCTATGGAGGATCTAGAGCTCACGCTTGGTAATGGTAAAAGCTCATAG
- the LOC104740632 gene encoding protein BRASSINAZOLE-RESISTANT 2 isoform X2 has product MTSDGATSTSAAAAAAMATRRKPSWRERENNRRRERRRRAVAAKIYTGLRAQGNYNLPKHCDNNEVLKALCSEAGWVVEEDGTTYRKGHKPLHGDMAGSSSRATPYSSHNQSPLSSTFDSPILSYQVSPSSSSFPSPSRVGDPHNISTIFPFLRNGGIPSSLPPLRISNSAPVTPPVSSPTSRNPKPLPTWESFTKQSMSMAAKQSMTSLNYPFYAVSAPASPTHHRQFHAPATIPECDESDSSTVDSGHWISFQKFSQQPFHGASAVPASPTFNLVKPAPQQLSPNTAATQEIGQSSDFKFENSQVKPWEGERIHDVAMEDLELTLGNGKSS; this is encoded by the exons atgacgtCTGACGGAGCGACGTCGAcgtcagcagcagcagcagcggcGATGGCGACGAGGAGGAAACCTTCttggagagagagggagaacaATCGGAGGAGAGAGCGGCGTAGAAGAGCTGTTGCTGCCAAGATTTACACCGGTCTTAGAGCTCAAGGTAACTACAATCTCCCTAAACATTGTGACAACAATGAGGTTCTCAAGGCTCTCTGTTCTGAAGCTGGTTGGGTTGTTGAAGAAGACGGCACTACTTATCGCAAG GGACACAAGCCTCTTCATGGTGACATGGCTGGATCATCCTCTCGAGCTACTCCTTACTCTTCTCATAACCAAAGCCCTCTCTCTTCCACTTTTGATAGCCCCATCCTTTCTTACCAAGTCagtccatcatcttcttccttcccgAGTCCTTCTCGTGTTGGTGACCCGCACAACATCTCCACAATCTTCCCTTTCCTCAGGAACGGTGGGATTCCTTCATCGCTTCCTCCGCTTAGAATCTCAAACAGTGCTCCTGTCACTCCACCAGTCTCATCCCCAACTTCGAGAAACCCCAAACCATTGCCAACTTGGGAATCTTTTACCAAACAGTCCATGTCCATGGCTGCTAAACAGTCAATGACGTCTTTGAACTACCCGTTTTACGCGGTATCTGCACCTGCCAGTCCCACCCATCATCGCCAGTTCCATGCACCAGCTACTATACCTGAATGCGATGAATCTGACTCTTCCACTGTTGATTCGG GTCATTGGATAAGCTTTCAGAAGTTCTCACAACAGCCATTCCATGGGGCCTCTGCTGTGCCAGCCTCTCCTACATTCAACCTAGTGAAACCTGCACCTCAGCAGTTATCTCCTAACACTGCAGCAACCCAAGAGATTGGTCAAAGCTCGGATTTCAAATTTGAGAACAGCCAAGTTAAGCCATGGGAAGGGGAGAGGATCCACGATGTCGCTATGGAGGATCTAGAGCTCACGCTTGGTAATGGTAAAAGCTCATAG
- the LOC104740631 gene encoding methyltransferase-like protein 2, with product MAKTEKLAQFIDSGIYESDDSNWFFLDPVRIINRSYTKFRVSPSAYYTRFFNPKHLNSQPKDPNPRKRKRKQKAPSFHLPNAGELASNLRHQDARLFLSKALDSFLGETELLKLTKGLSDDDDNDDSSLLTKCFDDGLSFVELGGVWQAPLYEITLDFNLHCDNNEGCLIDNCNEKRVFQVFNNLVVNESGEEVEAEFSNRRYIMPRKSCFYMSDLLHIRNLVPAKPAEGFNLIVIDPPWENASAHQKSKYPTLPNRYFLSLPIKQLAHAEGALVALWVTNREKLLNFVEKELFPAWGVKYAATMYWLKVKPDSALICDLDLVHHKPYEYLLLGYCFTELSGSETRSDFKVLDKKQIIISIPGDFSRKPPIGEILMKHVPGSQRARCLELFAREMAAGWTSWGNEPLHFQDLRYFLKDNECINKL from the exons ATGGCGAAAACTGAGAAGCTAGCTCAATTCATTGATTCGGGAATCTACGAATCCGACGACTCAAATTGGTTCTTCTTAGACCCAGTTCGCATCATCAATCGTTCATACACCAAATTTAGGGTTTCACCTTCTGCTTACTACACACGTTTCTTCAATCCGAAGCATCTCAATTCACAACCCAAAGACCCTAATCCGAGAAAGCGAAAACGGAAGCAGAAAGCCCCTAGCTTTCACCTTCCTAATGCAGGAGAGCTAGCTTCGAATCTTCGTCATCAGGATGCGAGGCTGTTCTTATCTAAAGCCCTTGATTCGTTTCTTGGAGAAACAGAGCTGTTAAAATTAACGAAAGGTctaagtgatgatgatgataatgatgattcTAGTTTGTTGACTAAGTGTTTTGACGATGGACTCTCTTTTGTTGAGCTTGGAGGAGTGTGGCAAGCTCCTTTGTATGAGATAACACTGGATTTTAATCTACATTGTGATAATAATGAAg GTTGCTTAATTGACAATTGCAATGAAAAGAGAGTGTTTCAAGTGTTTAATAACTTAGTAGTGAACGAGAGCGGAGAAGAAGTTGAAGCTGAGTTTTCCAACCGGAGATATATAATGCCTAGAAAGAGTTGCTTCTACATG TCTGATTTACTGCACATCCGAAACCTCGTTCCTG CTAAACCTGCAGAAGGCTTCAATCTTATAGTTATTGATCCACCATGGGAAAACGCAAGCGCTCATCAGAAATCAAA GTATCCTACTTTACCAAACAGATACTTCTTATCCCTCCCGATCAAGCAGCTTGCTCATGCTGAAGGAGCTCTCGTGGCTTTGTGGGTGACCAATAGAGAGAAATTACTTAACTTTGTTGAGAAAGAGCTATTCCCTGCGTGGGGAGTTAAGTATGCTGCTACAATGTATTGGTTAAAG GTGAAACCAGATAGTGCTTTGATTTGCGATCTGGACCTGGTCCATCATAAACCTTACGAGTACCTTCTACTAGGCTACTGCTTTACCGAA CTTTCAGGATCAGAAACTAGGTCAGATTTTAAAGTCTTGGATAAGAAGCAGATAATCATAAGCATCCCTGGAGATTTTTCGAGGAAACCCCCTATTGGAG AGATACTCATGAAACACGTCCCCGGGTCTCAACGTGCTCGGTGCCTTGAGCTATTTGCTAGGGAAATGGCTGCCGGATGGACCTCTTGGGGAAACGAACCGCTTCACTTCCAGGACTTGAGATACTTTTTGAAAGATAATGAGTGCATCAATAAGTTGTAG
- the LOC104740630 gene encoding uncharacterized protein LOC104740630 isoform X1 has translation MLEAVDSSGVVNGGFPQIQSFYGDCSSEEELSVLPRHTKVVVTGNNRTKSVLVGLQGVVKKAVGLGGWHWLVLTNGIEVKLQRNALSVLEHPTGLEEDDDLDFESTQRNGSDMIVSFPASEDTLKPHKSKQRGQRSRSSHKTLSRSLSSDSQSKSSGFTPPENMKVDLSKLEMPALLKYWQHFNLVDAIPNPSKEQLIDIVQRHFMSQQMDELQVIMGFVQAAKRMKKACKLQSKEARNTDLNCIS, from the exons atgctaGAAGCTGTAGATAGCTCAGGGGTCGTTAATGGAGGATTCCCGCAGATTCAGAGCTTTTACGGCGATTGCAGTAGCGAGGAAGAGTTATCGGTATTGCCACGTCATACGAAAGTGGTGGTCACCGGAAACAACCGTACGAAATCGGTGCTTGTTGGTCTTCAAGGTGTTGTTAAAAAAGCTGTCGGTCTCGGTGGTTGGCATTGGCTG GTTCTGACAAATGGAATAGAAGTAAAGTTGCAGAGGAATGCGCTTAGTGTCCTTGAACATCCAACTGGAttagaagaagacgatgatctTGATTTCGAAAGCACACAAAGGAATGGCTCCGATATGA TTGTTTCTTTTCCAGCATCTGAGGACACACTGAAGCCTCATAAGTCTAAGCAAAGAGGGCAGAGATCGCGGTCATCTCACAAGACTTTGAGCAGGTCTCTATCATCTGACTCACAATCTAAAAGTTCGGGTTTTACTCCTCCTGAAAACATG AAGGTTGATCTTAGCAAACTGGAAATGCCTGCTTTACTAAAATATTGGCAACATTTTAACCTT GTGGATGCTATTCCTAATCCATCAAAGGAGCAACTAATTGACATTGTTCAGAGGCACTTCATGTCTCAG CAAATGGATGAGCTTCAGGTTATTATGGGGTTTGTCCAAGCTgcaaagagaatgaagaaggcTTGCAAGTTGCAATCAAAAGAAGCCAGAAACACTGATCTTAACTGCATCAGCTAA
- the LOC104740630 gene encoding uncharacterized protein LOC104740630 isoform X3 — protein sequence MLEAVDSSGVVNGGFPQIQSFYGDCSSEEELSVLPRHTKVVVTGNNRTKSVLVGLQGVVKKAVGLGGWHWLVLTNGIEVKLQRNALSVLEHPTGLEEDDDLDFESTQRNGSDMTSEDTLKPHKSKQRGQRSRSSHKTLSRSLSSDSQSKSSGFTPPENMKVDLSKLEMPALLKYWQHFNLVDAIPNPSKEQLIDIVQRHFMSQQMDELQVIMGFVQAAKRMKKACKLQSKEARNTDLNCIS from the exons atgctaGAAGCTGTAGATAGCTCAGGGGTCGTTAATGGAGGATTCCCGCAGATTCAGAGCTTTTACGGCGATTGCAGTAGCGAGGAAGAGTTATCGGTATTGCCACGTCATACGAAAGTGGTGGTCACCGGAAACAACCGTACGAAATCGGTGCTTGTTGGTCTTCAAGGTGTTGTTAAAAAAGCTGTCGGTCTCGGTGGTTGGCATTGGCTG GTTCTGACAAATGGAATAGAAGTAAAGTTGCAGAGGAATGCGCTTAGTGTCCTTGAACATCCAACTGGAttagaagaagacgatgatctTGATTTCGAAAGCACACAAAGGAATGGCTCCGATATGA CATCTGAGGACACACTGAAGCCTCATAAGTCTAAGCAAAGAGGGCAGAGATCGCGGTCATCTCACAAGACTTTGAGCAGGTCTCTATCATCTGACTCACAATCTAAAAGTTCGGGTTTTACTCCTCCTGAAAACATG AAGGTTGATCTTAGCAAACTGGAAATGCCTGCTTTACTAAAATATTGGCAACATTTTAACCTT GTGGATGCTATTCCTAATCCATCAAAGGAGCAACTAATTGACATTGTTCAGAGGCACTTCATGTCTCAG CAAATGGATGAGCTTCAGGTTATTATGGGGTTTGTCCAAGCTgcaaagagaatgaagaaggcTTGCAAGTTGCAATCAAAAGAAGCCAGAAACACTGATCTTAACTGCATCAGCTAA
- the LOC104743401 gene encoding glutathione S-transferase T3-like: MDPNDYMNPYRPTSSYLNLLQSQLDTQNLDYSPSLSPCSEAPSSPASPQENRKSRQAWLPINDTMLVSAWLNTSTDLITSNQQRLASFWGRIAKYFASCPNVVSRPKREASHCKQRWGRINDLVCKFAGCYEAASREKSSGQNEDDVMKLAHEICFNDHGHRFTLEHAWLVLRYDQKWCASTYIKANGVKRGRASVEAAIDVDEPMPRPPSVKAAKGK, from the coding sequence ATGGATCCAAACGATTACATGAATCCTTATCGTCCCACCTCTAGCTATTTGAATCTGTTACAAAGTCAACTTGATACCCAAAACCTCGATTACTCTCCTTCTCTAAGTCCATGTTCTGAAGCTCCATCTTCACCTGCATCCCCACAAGAAAACCGCAAGTCAAGGCAAGCATGGTTACCAATAAATGATACCATGTTGGTCAGCGCTTGGCTCAACACTAGCACGGATCTGATTACTTCCAACCAACAAAGACTTGCATCCTTTTGGGGGAGGATTGCGAAATACTTTGCATCCTGTCCGAATGTTGTTAGTCGGCCAAAGAGAGAGGCGAGTCACTGTAAGCAGAGGTGGGGGAGGATAAACGACTTGGTGTGCAAGTTTGCTGGATGTTATGAGGCTGCGAGTAGGGAGAAATCTAGTGGAcagaatgaagatgatgtgatGAAGTTAGCACATGAGATATGCTTTAATGATCATGGACATAGGTTTACATTGGAGCATGCATGGCTTGTCTTAAGGTACGATCAAAAATGGTGTGCCTCCACATATATTAAAGCTAATGGAGTGAAAAGGGGAAGAGCGAGTGTTGAAGCTGCGATTGATGTCGATGAACCAATGCCCCGACCTCCTAGTGTTAAGGCTGCGAAggggaagtaa
- the LOC104740630 gene encoding uncharacterized protein LOC104740630 isoform X2 has translation MLEAVDSSGVVNGGFPQIQSFYGDCSSEEELSVLPRHTKVVVTGNNRTKSVLVGLQGVVKKAVGLGGWHWLVLTNGIEVKLQRNALSVLEHPTGLEEDDDLDFESTQRNGSDMIVSFPASEDTLKPHKSKQRGQRSRSSHKTLSRSLSSDSQSKSSGFTPPENMVDLSKLEMPALLKYWQHFNLVDAIPNPSKEQLIDIVQRHFMSQQMDELQVIMGFVQAAKRMKKACKLQSKEARNTDLNCIS, from the exons atgctaGAAGCTGTAGATAGCTCAGGGGTCGTTAATGGAGGATTCCCGCAGATTCAGAGCTTTTACGGCGATTGCAGTAGCGAGGAAGAGTTATCGGTATTGCCACGTCATACGAAAGTGGTGGTCACCGGAAACAACCGTACGAAATCGGTGCTTGTTGGTCTTCAAGGTGTTGTTAAAAAAGCTGTCGGTCTCGGTGGTTGGCATTGGCTG GTTCTGACAAATGGAATAGAAGTAAAGTTGCAGAGGAATGCGCTTAGTGTCCTTGAACATCCAACTGGAttagaagaagacgatgatctTGATTTCGAAAGCACACAAAGGAATGGCTCCGATATGA TTGTTTCTTTTCCAGCATCTGAGGACACACTGAAGCCTCATAAGTCTAAGCAAAGAGGGCAGAGATCGCGGTCATCTCACAAGACTTTGAGCAGGTCTCTATCATCTGACTCACAATCTAAAAGTTCGGGTTTTACTCCTCCTGAAAACATG GTTGATCTTAGCAAACTGGAAATGCCTGCTTTACTAAAATATTGGCAACATTTTAACCTT GTGGATGCTATTCCTAATCCATCAAAGGAGCAACTAATTGACATTGTTCAGAGGCACTTCATGTCTCAG CAAATGGATGAGCTTCAGGTTATTATGGGGTTTGTCCAAGCTgcaaagagaatgaagaaggcTTGCAAGTTGCAATCAAAAGAAGCCAGAAACACTGATCTTAACTGCATCAGCTAA
- the LOC104740630 gene encoding uncharacterized protein LOC104740630 isoform X4, which yields MLEAVDSSGVVNGGFPQIQSFYGDCSSEEELSVLPRHTKVVVTGNNRTKSVLVGLQGVVKKAVGLGGWHWLVLTNGIEVKLQRNALSVLEHPTGLEEDDDLDFESTQRNGSDMTSEDTLKPHKSKQRGQRSRSSHKTLSRSLSSDSQSKSSGFTPPENMVDLSKLEMPALLKYWQHFNLVDAIPNPSKEQLIDIVQRHFMSQQMDELQVIMGFVQAAKRMKKACKLQSKEARNTDLNCIS from the exons atgctaGAAGCTGTAGATAGCTCAGGGGTCGTTAATGGAGGATTCCCGCAGATTCAGAGCTTTTACGGCGATTGCAGTAGCGAGGAAGAGTTATCGGTATTGCCACGTCATACGAAAGTGGTGGTCACCGGAAACAACCGTACGAAATCGGTGCTTGTTGGTCTTCAAGGTGTTGTTAAAAAAGCTGTCGGTCTCGGTGGTTGGCATTGGCTG GTTCTGACAAATGGAATAGAAGTAAAGTTGCAGAGGAATGCGCTTAGTGTCCTTGAACATCCAACTGGAttagaagaagacgatgatctTGATTTCGAAAGCACACAAAGGAATGGCTCCGATATGA CATCTGAGGACACACTGAAGCCTCATAAGTCTAAGCAAAGAGGGCAGAGATCGCGGTCATCTCACAAGACTTTGAGCAGGTCTCTATCATCTGACTCACAATCTAAAAGTTCGGGTTTTACTCCTCCTGAAAACATG GTTGATCTTAGCAAACTGGAAATGCCTGCTTTACTAAAATATTGGCAACATTTTAACCTT GTGGATGCTATTCCTAATCCATCAAAGGAGCAACTAATTGACATTGTTCAGAGGCACTTCATGTCTCAG CAAATGGATGAGCTTCAGGTTATTATGGGGTTTGTCCAAGCTgcaaagagaatgaagaaggcTTGCAAGTTGCAATCAAAAGAAGCCAGAAACACTGATCTTAACTGCATCAGCTAA